From the Rhinolophus sinicus isolate RSC01 linkage group LG02, ASM3656204v1, whole genome shotgun sequence genome, one window contains:
- the ING4 gene encoding inhibitor of growth protein 4 isoform X1 yields the protein MAAGMYLEHYLDSIENLPFELQRNFQLMRDLDQRTEDLKAEIDKLATEYMSSARNLSSEEKLALLKQIQEAYGKCKEFGDDKVQLAMQTYEMVDKHIRRLDTDLARFEADLKEKQIESSDYDSSSSKGKKKGRTQKEKKAARARSKGKNSDEEAPKAAQKKLKLVRTSPEYGMPSVTFGSVHPSDVLDMPVDPNEPTYCLCHQVSYGEMIGCDNPDCSIEWFHFACVGLTTKPRGKWFCPRCSQERKKK from the exons ATGGCTGCGGGGATGTATTTGGAACATTATCTGGACA GTATTGAAAACCTCCCCTTTGAACTACAGAGAAATTTTCAGCTCATGAGGGACCTGGACCAAAGAACAGAGG ACCTGAAGGCTGAGATTGACAAGTTGGCCACTGAGTATATGAGTAGCGCCCGCAACCTGAGCTCCGAGGAAAAACTGGCTCTTCTCAAACAGATCCAGGAAGCCTATGGCAAATGCAAGGAATTTGGTGACGACAAGGTGCAGCTTGCCATGCAGACCTATGAGATG GTGGACAAACACATTCGGCGACTGGACACAGACCTGGCTCGTTTTGAGGCTGACTTGAAGGAGAAACAGATTGAGTCAAGTGACTATGACAGCTCTTCCAGCAAAGGCAAAAAGA AAGGCCGGActcaaaaggagaagaaagctgCCCGTGCTCGTTCCAAAGGGAAAAACTCAGATGAAGAAGCCCCCAAGGCTGCCCAGAAAAAGTTAAAACTTGTGCGCAC AAGTCCTGAGTATGGGATGCCCTCAGTGACCTTTGGCAGTGTCCATCCCTCTGATGTGTTGGATATGCCTGTGGATCCCAACGAACCCACCTATTGCCTTTGTCACCAGGTCTCCTATGGAGAGATGATTGGCTGTGACAACCCTGAT TGTTCCATAGAGTGGTTCCACTTTGCCTGTGTGGGGCTGACAACGAAGCCTCGGGGGAAATG GTTTTGCCCACGCTGCTCCCAAGAAcggaagaagaaatag
- the ING4 gene encoding inhibitor of growth protein 4 isoform X2, whose product MAAGMYLEHYLDSIENLPFELQRNFQLMRDLDQRTEDLKAEIDKLATEYMSSARNLSSEEKLALLKQIQEAYGKCKEFGDDKVQLAMQTYEMVDKHIRRLDTDLARFEADLKEKQIESSDYDSSSSKGKKSRTQKEKKAARARSKGKNSDEEAPKAAQKKLKLVRTSPEYGMPSVTFGSVHPSDVLDMPVDPNEPTYCLCHQVSYGEMIGCDNPDCSIEWFHFACVGLTTKPRGKWFCPRCSQERKKK is encoded by the exons ATGGCTGCGGGGATGTATTTGGAACATTATCTGGACA GTATTGAAAACCTCCCCTTTGAACTACAGAGAAATTTTCAGCTCATGAGGGACCTGGACCAAAGAACAGAGG ACCTGAAGGCTGAGATTGACAAGTTGGCCACTGAGTATATGAGTAGCGCCCGCAACCTGAGCTCCGAGGAAAAACTGGCTCTTCTCAAACAGATCCAGGAAGCCTATGGCAAATGCAAGGAATTTGGTGACGACAAGGTGCAGCTTGCCATGCAGACCTATGAGATG GTGGACAAACACATTCGGCGACTGGACACAGACCTGGCTCGTTTTGAGGCTGACTTGAAGGAGAAACAGATTGAGTCAAGTGACTATGACAGCTCTTCCAGCAAAGGCAAAAAGA GCCGGActcaaaaggagaagaaagctgCCCGTGCTCGTTCCAAAGGGAAAAACTCAGATGAAGAAGCCCCCAAGGCTGCCCAGAAAAAGTTAAAACTTGTGCGCAC AAGTCCTGAGTATGGGATGCCCTCAGTGACCTTTGGCAGTGTCCATCCCTCTGATGTGTTGGATATGCCTGTGGATCCCAACGAACCCACCTATTGCCTTTGTCACCAGGTCTCCTATGGAGAGATGATTGGCTGTGACAACCCTGAT TGTTCCATAGAGTGGTTCCACTTTGCCTGTGTGGGGCTGACAACGAAGCCTCGGGGGAAATG GTTTTGCCCACGCTGCTCCCAAGAAcggaagaagaaatag
- the ING4 gene encoding inhibitor of growth protein 4 isoform X3, which translates to MAAGMYLEHYLDSIENLPFELQRNFQLMRDLDQRTEDLKAEIDKLATEYMSSARNLSSEEKLALLKQIQEAYGKCKEFGDDKVQLAMQTYEMVDKHIRRLDTDLARFEADLKEKQIESSDYDSSSSKEGRTQKEKKAARARSKGKNSDEEAPKAAQKKLKLVRTSPEYGMPSVTFGSVHPSDVLDMPVDPNEPTYCLCHQVSYGEMIGCDNPDCSIEWFHFACVGLTTKPRGKWFCPRCSQERKKK; encoded by the exons ATGGCTGCGGGGATGTATTTGGAACATTATCTGGACA GTATTGAAAACCTCCCCTTTGAACTACAGAGAAATTTTCAGCTCATGAGGGACCTGGACCAAAGAACAGAGG ACCTGAAGGCTGAGATTGACAAGTTGGCCACTGAGTATATGAGTAGCGCCCGCAACCTGAGCTCCGAGGAAAAACTGGCTCTTCTCAAACAGATCCAGGAAGCCTATGGCAAATGCAAGGAATTTGGTGACGACAAGGTGCAGCTTGCCATGCAGACCTATGAGATG GTGGACAAACACATTCGGCGACTGGACACAGACCTGGCTCGTTTTGAGGCTGACTTGAAGGAGAAACAGATTGAGTCAAGTGACTATGACAGCTCTTCCAGCAAAG AAGGCCGGActcaaaaggagaagaaagctgCCCGTGCTCGTTCCAAAGGGAAAAACTCAGATGAAGAAGCCCCCAAGGCTGCCCAGAAAAAGTTAAAACTTGTGCGCAC AAGTCCTGAGTATGGGATGCCCTCAGTGACCTTTGGCAGTGTCCATCCCTCTGATGTGTTGGATATGCCTGTGGATCCCAACGAACCCACCTATTGCCTTTGTCACCAGGTCTCCTATGGAGAGATGATTGGCTGTGACAACCCTGAT TGTTCCATAGAGTGGTTCCACTTTGCCTGTGTGGGGCTGACAACGAAGCCTCGGGGGAAATG GTTTTGCCCACGCTGCTCCCAAGAAcggaagaagaaatag
- the ING4 gene encoding inhibitor of growth protein 4 isoform X4, which yields MAAGMYLEHYLDSIENLPFELQRNFQLMRDLDQRTEDLKAEIDKLATEYMSSARNLSSEEKLALLKQIQEAYGKCKEFGDDKVQLAMQTYEMVDKHIRRLDTDLARFEADLKEKQIESSDYDSSSSKGRTQKEKKAARARSKGKNSDEEAPKAAQKKLKLVRTSPEYGMPSVTFGSVHPSDVLDMPVDPNEPTYCLCHQVSYGEMIGCDNPDCSIEWFHFACVGLTTKPRGKWFCPRCSQERKKK from the exons ATGGCTGCGGGGATGTATTTGGAACATTATCTGGACA GTATTGAAAACCTCCCCTTTGAACTACAGAGAAATTTTCAGCTCATGAGGGACCTGGACCAAAGAACAGAGG ACCTGAAGGCTGAGATTGACAAGTTGGCCACTGAGTATATGAGTAGCGCCCGCAACCTGAGCTCCGAGGAAAAACTGGCTCTTCTCAAACAGATCCAGGAAGCCTATGGCAAATGCAAGGAATTTGGTGACGACAAGGTGCAGCTTGCCATGCAGACCTATGAGATG GTGGACAAACACATTCGGCGACTGGACACAGACCTGGCTCGTTTTGAGGCTGACTTGAAGGAGAAACAGATTGAGTCAAGTGACTATGACAGCTCTTCCAGCAAAG GCCGGActcaaaaggagaagaaagctgCCCGTGCTCGTTCCAAAGGGAAAAACTCAGATGAAGAAGCCCCCAAGGCTGCCCAGAAAAAGTTAAAACTTGTGCGCAC AAGTCCTGAGTATGGGATGCCCTCAGTGACCTTTGGCAGTGTCCATCCCTCTGATGTGTTGGATATGCCTGTGGATCCCAACGAACCCACCTATTGCCTTTGTCACCAGGTCTCCTATGGAGAGATGATTGGCTGTGACAACCCTGAT TGTTCCATAGAGTGGTTCCACTTTGCCTGTGTGGGGCTGACAACGAAGCCTCGGGGGAAATG GTTTTGCCCACGCTGCTCCCAAGAAcggaagaagaaatag
- the ING4 gene encoding inhibitor of growth protein 4 isoform X5: protein MGIENLPFELQRNFQLMRDLDQRTEDLKAEIDKLATEYMSSARNLSSEEKLALLKQIQEAYGKCKEFGDDKVQLAMQTYEMVDKHIRRLDTDLARFEADLKEKQIESSDYDSSSSKGKKKGRTQKEKKAARARSKGKNSDEEAPKAAQKKLKLVRTSPEYGMPSVTFGSVHPSDVLDMPVDPNEPTYCLCHQVSYGEMIGCDNPDCSIEWFHFACVGLTTKPRGKWFCPRCSQERKKK, encoded by the exons ATGG GTATTGAAAACCTCCCCTTTGAACTACAGAGAAATTTTCAGCTCATGAGGGACCTGGACCAAAGAACAGAGG ACCTGAAGGCTGAGATTGACAAGTTGGCCACTGAGTATATGAGTAGCGCCCGCAACCTGAGCTCCGAGGAAAAACTGGCTCTTCTCAAACAGATCCAGGAAGCCTATGGCAAATGCAAGGAATTTGGTGACGACAAGGTGCAGCTTGCCATGCAGACCTATGAGATG GTGGACAAACACATTCGGCGACTGGACACAGACCTGGCTCGTTTTGAGGCTGACTTGAAGGAGAAACAGATTGAGTCAAGTGACTATGACAGCTCTTCCAGCAAAGGCAAAAAGA AAGGCCGGActcaaaaggagaagaaagctgCCCGTGCTCGTTCCAAAGGGAAAAACTCAGATGAAGAAGCCCCCAAGGCTGCCCAGAAAAAGTTAAAACTTGTGCGCAC AAGTCCTGAGTATGGGATGCCCTCAGTGACCTTTGGCAGTGTCCATCCCTCTGATGTGTTGGATATGCCTGTGGATCCCAACGAACCCACCTATTGCCTTTGTCACCAGGTCTCCTATGGAGAGATGATTGGCTGTGACAACCCTGAT TGTTCCATAGAGTGGTTCCACTTTGCCTGTGTGGGGCTGACAACGAAGCCTCGGGGGAAATG GTTTTGCCCACGCTGCTCCCAAGAAcggaagaagaaatag